In Lycium barbarum isolate Lr01 chromosome 9, ASM1917538v2, whole genome shotgun sequence, the DNA window GCTACAGTTCAACGCTCTACCCAGGTCGAAGTACCGACCGACAATGAGTTCGGTTTTGGAGGTGCTACCTATCTCCCAAGATTGAATATTGGTTTTTTAAGGGGTGTAGTTCAACAACAAACAATTGTAGGATTTGGTAGTCAGTCAAATGATACAACTAATTATGGTACACAGTATGATAGTGTGGCTTCAACGCACGATCATAACTTTGATTGGAGTGGACAGAATCGTGAGACGGGTGGACCAAGTAATGCTACTACGCAGTTGCATAATTTGAATTGTAATGTACGACACCCTTGGTCCAAGTGAATTGGACAGTGATAGGTaaatataatcatattttattcactttattcatgAATTGTATAATTGTGTTTGACTTGTAAATTCTAtgattttttcttatttataggcATAACCATTTTGAAGATAACCCCGCATTGACTTAGCTCACATaaattgtgagcaataacgaTTTAGCTAATGATATAATAAATGAGTCGGATAGCGATAGTCCATTAGATCATGAAGGGACGGACTATGATCAATCGTCTGCCGACGGTGACGAGTCTGATGAAGATGTTGCGGCCCCCAGTAATCTTATTGTTAATTATCATTCAAATGTGATCCCATATTTGGATAATACATAAGAAGTAGAACCGGAAGATTTTGCATACATGAGAGATAACGGGTCTGTTCGGGCTGCACTTTGGAATTCCAGTAATCCTAAAATTATCAAATCAGGTTAGTTTGGTGCgactaatttttttaataatatattatttttgaattttgtgattttaattggTGTAATTAGGAGTTGGTATTTTTTCTTCTACATGCaaataggtatgttatttcacaGCAAGAAGCAAATGAAAGGTGCAGTGAGACTCTATAATATAGCCCACAAAAAATAATGAATTTAAAATAGATCAAGCCAAAGGTACATTTTGGAAGGTTATTTGCAAGCGGCATGAGGAAGGTTGTAGTTGGATGATTCGTTTTTCGTTGATCGAAAGTGGTATGTGAAAAGCAGGAAAATGATTGAGCCACATAATTGCGACACAGATGATTATACAGAGGATCATTTCAATTTGAATAGCAACATGATTACTACTTCGTTGATACTATATATTATGATCAATGCACAAATCAGTATTAAGTTTGTTCAGGAAACTATAAAAGGCATCCATCActatactcctagttatagaaaagcgcAAAAAGGGCGTAAGAAAGCTTTTGAGATGGTGTATGGTTATTTCGAAGGTTCTTTTAGGGCATTGCCTCAATACATGGCTACCCTAGAACATTTCAATCCGGGCACTATTGTTGAGTGGACACACgagtcaactacaatgcaaggcggacacatcttcaagtatcttttctgggcctttaaaccaagtatcgatggattcaaaagttgcaggccggccatctcaatagatggcacccatgtctatggtaagtatgagatgaaatttTTGATTGCTGTTGGCATTGATGCAAACGGAAATATTTTTCCACTTGCGTATGCTATAGTTGCACGTGAGAGCTATGAGTCATGGACTTGGTTTCTCAGTTTATTATGGAGACATGTTGTTTGTGATAGAAAAGGCATTGGACTAATTTCTGACCGTCACCAAGGGATCTTGCAATGTGTAATGACACATGAATGGTTACAGCCACCCACCACACATCATAGATTTTGTGATCGACATTTAAAAAGAAACTTTAACAAAAAGTTTCTTAACTCTGatcttgagaagctaatgtggttggaTGCTACAGAGCACCGGAAGAAGAAATACCAAATGAGGATGCAACAAATCAAAACTTTGTCACCTGCAATGCATATGTGGTTAAGCGAGCTTTCGAAGGAAAAATGGACATTGTATAAGGACGGTGGTtataggtggggggctatgacgACAAATGTCTCTGAGTCTTACAACAGTTTATTGAAGAAAGACTGTGGATTGCCTGTTACTGCCATGATTCACTGGACCTTTAAAAATATTGTTGATCATTTTGTTAAAAGAAGCGCCCTTGCTGCTCTGCCAATGGTAAATAAGAAGACTTGGCCGCCCGGTGTTGATAAGAAGTTCCATGAATATTGGGATAGGGCCGCCATGCACACTGATATGATGAACTACAACATTGTGACTGGGGTCTtcgagattctgacatttgcacacgaaggtaagggtgGAAATGTCCATAAAGTCTCTAACAATGGAAAAAAATGTTCGTGTGGGAAGTGGAAAAACTACCACATTCCATGTTCCCATGCAATTAAATTCTGTCGGATCCGTAAAATTCAGCCTAAggactatgttagcaagtactacagttgtaGGTATTACAAGCAAACATACAGTGGAAAGTTTTCTCCCTtaggtgatgaggcatattggcctgCAAGTCCCTTCTGTTTAATTACAAACACTGCATACGAGCGAACGTCTGGAGCCCAGagaacaactagaaggaggaatgaaatggatattgctcctgctcgcatggctaggagGTGTGGAACTTGCAGGAAAACCGGTCATAATAAAAATCGTTGCCCCAATCGtactcagtagttgttgttgcttgtttacTGTTAAGTTTATTCATGAGTTCTATGTTGTTGTTATCTTATGCAATCTTTGTTATCTTATGTAATCTTCAATAATATGTTGTCATCCTTACTTTAAAATATAAATGGTTCGTATTGTAGAGTTTAATTTTGTCTTTAATTAACAATTATTGTTGGATAGAACTTACACAACACTTTATTGAATGAACATACAATTACATTAttattgaaaattaaaatacataACACATAGTTGGTCTAAGGGCGCTCGTTAGGCATGCCATCATCCGATTTGTAAAGTTCGTGTGCTAAAACACTTGCTCTTTCATGTTTGTTAGCGTGCGATTTGTTGCTGCAGCTTGTTCTTCAGCGAGCTTAAGGATATAGTACCTACAACGTCTCACCAACATCCTATTATTATCCTTTCGAATTTGTCTCACCAATCTGTGTCCCTCCAAACGCAACCATCGCAAATGCATCCTATTATTTTCTTCGCGAATGCGGTTCAAAGCAAGATTCGGTTCTTGGGGGTGATGTGAGCGGCATGCCTATTGCACGGCGTTTTGGATGATGTAGGCCACGACTTCTTAAATCGGTCTCAATATTATGAGCTTCATCCAGGCGGTAGTTCCATTCTCTCCTCATCTTGCTAATGTATTGTCTATTGTAGCGCTCGCTCGGATTAAGCGAGTactcaaattcacgttccaaaaccCATTTCCTACCCATTGACTCAAAAATGTCACCTGGGTGATATATCATTGGGCCGCGTTGCCAGAAGAATGGATTCCACGATGACATTTTGAAAGAGTTTGTTTTAGCGTGGTGAGATGAATGAGGTATTATGGAAGACTATTTATATAAAAATACATGGTGCAGAAAGGTCTAAACCCCACATACAATTTTCgtatttattaaaaaaacaatTCATATAGAAGTCTAATTAGTCAAAAATACACCATAATTCATATTGACGGAATATATGTCGctataataagtcatatataagTCTAAATAGTCATAGATACAcaataaattttgaaaataagttGTTAAAGCTCCACATGCATCCCTACGTGTGCATCCTTTCCTCCCAGCAGTGCCAAATTGTGTTGGCCGGCGATCCCTACGAGATCTGTGCGGAGGAAACCCCTCATGCATCCCTTCCACACCCTATAAATATCATACAAAATAAAAGTTACTTTTTAATGCAACacataaattatatacataaaaatttaaattcaaaacGAACCTGTGCCTCTAAGTCCCGAACATCTGGCGTAGGTGCATATGCATCATTAAAACTGAGCCTCCTTCCATCACAGGGAAAATTAGCTGGAGGTCGGGATGAGGTACTA includes these proteins:
- the LOC132612063 gene encoding uncharacterized protein LOC132612063 — protein: MKFLIAVGIDANGNIFPLAYAIVARESYESWTWFLSLLWRHVVCDRKGIGLISDRHQGILQCVMTHEWLQPPTTHHRFCDRHLKRNFNKKFLNSDLEKLMWLDATEHRKKKYQMRMQQIKTLSPAMHMWLSELSKEKWTLYKDGGYRWGAMTTNVSESYNSLLKKDCGLPVTAMIHWTFKNIVDHFVKRSALAALPMVNKKTWPPGVDKKFHEYWDRAAMHTDMMNYNIVTGVFEILTFAHEGKGGNVHKVSNNGKKCSCGKWKNYHIPCSHAIKFCRIRKIQPKDYVSKYYSCRYYKQTYSGKFSPLGDEAYWPATCDLLLQLVLQRA